The Clupea harengus chromosome 5, Ch_v2.0.2, whole genome shotgun sequence genomic sequence atgcgcatattcagcgatttttgattataaaaatgattggaatcatacagaaattacatttgtagcacatcagtagatacatatttattttagcattatttgatttttacttttcatgatgacatattttgccTTAACTAATGTCATTTAGCTAAGAAGGGCTATTAAAatgtgattcagattttttttcgtcatatatcgtgatatcatatcgatatcgtctggacagtggaaaatatcgtgatatgaattttagctcatatcgcccagccctatgtgtgagtgtgtgtgtgtatgagtgtgtgtgtgtgagtatgtgtgtgagtgagtgtgtgtgagtgtgtgtgtgtgtgtgtgagtgtttgtgtgtgtgtgtgtgtgtgtgtgtgtgtgcgtgtgtatgtgtgtgtgagtgtgtgtgtgtgtttgtatgagtgtgtgtgtatgagtgtgtgtgtgtgtgtgtatgagtatgtgtgtgagtgtgtctgtgtgtgtgtgagtgtgtgtgtttgtgtgtgtgtgtgtgtgtgtgtgtgtgagtgtgtgtatgtgtgtgtttgtatgagtgtgtgtgtgtgtctgtctgtgtgtgtgtgtgtgtatgagtgtgtgtgtgaatgtgtatgagtgtgtgtgtgagtgagtgagagtgtgagtgtttgtgtgtgtgtgagtgagtgtgtgtgtatgtgtgtgtttgtatgagtgtgtgtgtatgtgtgtgttcgtatgagtgtgtgtgtgtctgtctgtgtgtgtgtgtgtttgtatgagtgtgtgtgtatgagtgtgtgtgtgagtgtgtgtctgtatgagtgtgtgtgtgaatgtgtatgagtgtgtgtgagtgagtgagcgtgtctgtgtgtgtgtgtgtgtgtgtgtgtgtgtgtgtgtgtgtgtgtgtgtgtatgagtgtgtgtgtgaatgtgtatgagtgtgtgtgtgagtgagtgagagtgtgagtgtttgtgtgtgtgtgagtgagtgtgtgtgtatgtgtgtgtgtgtatgtgtgtgtttgtatgagtgtgtgtgtatgtgtgtgttcgtatgagtgtgtgtgtgtctgtctgtgtgtgtgtgtgtttgtatgagtgtgtgtgtatgagtgtgtgtgtgagtgtgtgtctgtatgagtgtgtgtgtgaatgtgtatgagtgtgtgtgagtgagtgagcgtgtctgtgtgtgtgtgtgtgtgtgtgtgtgtgtgtgtgtgtgtgtgtgtgtgtgtgtgtgtgtgtgagtatgtgtgtgtgtgagtgagtgagtgtgttaggtgaaaattcaccctagttacctcaggactccggagctgcatataagtatatttattagacaaacaacaattgcaatcgggctcactcccagcacaaggctgaaagcgaagcaatgataaacacatcgcacaaggtttatatagacagaagttgagcattcagcagggaaaaccacgtggtggatttctgatgcttgaggcaaggatggaagttttgcaaggtcggaagaagcacagttcacatatgcagactaagtggcacctaatattctaagttacacacacgcagaaacacagaaaagccatgttcctgcttacataagtacatgattcatataaggtaattaataatacaaggcacttgattattatattcttaagtcattaacagtttttggaaattatctccatcagtgtgcgtgcgtgcgagtgtgtgtgtgtctgtgtctgtgtgtgtgtgtgagtgtgtgtgtgtgtgtgtgtatgagtgtgtgtgtgtgtgtgtgtgtgtgcgagtgtgtgtgtgtgcgagtgtgtgtgtgtgtgtgtgtgtgtgagtgtgtgtgtctgtgtctgtgtgtgagtgagtgtgtgtgagtaagttcTCTCAAACCTTCCTGCGTTGCTGCTGGTACAGCTGAAGCCTGTCCCGCTCCACTCTCTCCTGTAGTAAAATGCGTGCAGAGTGCAGAGGATCTTGTGCATCGCTGCCTTCCTCCACCCCGCTGCACTCCTCAGTGCAGTCCCTGATGGCCGCGGCCAGGGCCGCCACGGTCACAAACTCCCCCTCGCCACTCAGAGACGCCACCAGGTcatccagcctctcctctgacaCCCTAATACCTGcctacatgaacacaaacaagcacatacgcacacacatacaaacatgcattattattactattattataataattacagtaataataataatttttaaaatgattataataatgatgttaataataataaataactacACTAGTGAACATAGGACACACTGAAGTTATTTACTTTCTCAAAGGCAGTACGCATAGCACGCCGGCTTTTTTTTCCAGTGCCTGTAATATCCAGTTGGTTGCACATCTCGTGCCTGCGCCGGGACCTCATCACCTCTTCCACCTTCTCTGGAGCTCGTAGTGCGCGCATGTGAAGCACCGGAGTTTCACAGGAGATGGGTGCCAAATGCTGTGAGCAGAAACGTACTTCAAAATGATCAACTGGCATTTCTGACTGTGCCTTTCTAAAGATTACCGCAGTATTCTCAGCCTACCTTTGGGGCGGACGACAGGGGTAGATTGGACCCGACTGGAGGGTATCCTCGATTgggtctcctctccctctctgccagcTTAAGCTCCAACTCTGTGACTATGGGCTTATTATTCGTCCACTGGCTCAGATTTCCGATTCCGTTCAACATGTGACGAAATGCTTTTCGTTCTCTGACCCAATCCTGGTCCGGTATCGTTTTCTCAGCTGGAAAATTTGTAAACCGCTGCACCGGTGGGACCGAGTTCACTGACATCGTCACGGTGTGGCTGGCTTTCCGGATATTTGGTGTAGGTAGGTCCACTACCGGGCACCTTTGCGCATTACTGACGACATGCATCCGGGGTGCGATTATAACCCGATCCCGAGATGTTGGTGTTCCGAATACACGACATGACATTTTAAAAAAGTACGTCTGAGCCAAGTCTCTTTTCTTGAATCGCTTCAacagctcctccatctccaaGTTATCCTGTTTGACGGTAGCCATAATTTGGCAATTGTGTTAAAACAGCCTACAGTGAATTATGCGGCTACACCGACATCTCAAACTAAGGTACATATGACCATAGCCacagaaaggacacacacatacgctatAAACACACTGTACCATGAAACTGAAATGAAGCCTTCCTGTTAGCACTGGTTACCATGGTCACGAACTAGCATTTCTTTTTGTGAATGCGTGGGATTCTACTGGATTCTACGTCATTCCAGGAGTCCATGGTTTAATGCGCTGCATTGTTATTCCTAAACTTCTTATTCTTTCTcccacttcttcttctttttattctTCGTACAGATTTCTGctattaattcagctcgaaccgcttaacgtagaaacttcgttcaaactttgttgcttaggtcttgtaaaggacacgtCAGCTATgtattttctcttctttcctttcttctttcaattactctgtacatcaattcctactcttttttcaacttttttgtcagccttctttgactttacagtcttctatcctcccttccatttcttttacttcctccatgccatgtctattgccagcataactaaacacatgcaataccccgctaatcaacataactgggctacagacagcgtatgttgtaccgtgaaggagcgcgacagatcccgggtacagcacacggcgcgtttTGCGAcggtcaccagccaactaaatactaaataaaattccCATACATCCAGCCAggcagcttctctctctctctctccctctccctctcctttcttatcacattgctaatgcctataataacccactcactctgttttttttctttctctcctaatctagaccatcttcgctatgggacgctgctgtagtctctccacccggtctacctgcagaaaccctcggccaccgcactgccgtacacttactctacctcataccctatgctagcatttatatacaatatatattattgccaccatcgacaagtttctctgttcctactccccttacccctgtaatagtaaccctatgagcacagtgtatacccactaaactggtcttgtctgtattatgtatttaccaccggatgtctgtatatatattgtaatatGATTATGTTATCGGAGGAGGAGTTaatcatacacaaaacacagaatacACTTTTACCGTTTATTACAACTTATAGTCAAATACATACAACCCAACCACCCGTATTTACACTACCCCAAACACAACTGAGCCTCTCTATGGCCGAATTAAACTAGGGGAGGGGACTGGCCATTAACCCCGGCCGGGGGCTAACTCACCCTGAACTCTAACACACGATCTCACATTAGTCCACAGAAGGTTAGGGCTTCTCTTCTTAGTGCTGCCAAGCGTTCTCCCCTGCGCCCAGATTCAGACTGTCTTTTATATCCCACTCCAGGAACAATCACACAACCTTAACAGGCAACAGGTGTCTCACCCACCTGCAGCCTGTCATAATTAATCCATTGGCGGGGCGTACCCACTGCGGCCAGTAAACAGAGTTCATTACACTACCCCCTCCTTTGAAGAGGATGGCGCCCTCGCGTCCAATATTATTTACATCCACATCAAAGTCTTTGAACCATCCGGGTTGTTTCCGTTGCCTCTGGGGCCGGGAAGGTTCCGAACACAGCGAAGCAGGATCCCGTGCAGGCGACCCAAGTTCCCCAGTCTCTGCTGCTGGCTCAGCCCCCTGTTGTCTCTGTGGTAAAGGGGGACCCACAGCCATTGAAGTATCCTGTGCATGAGGCTCAAGCCCTCCAGCCTCAGACACTGGCTGGGCCTGCTGTTGACCTCCTGGAACAGAATCATGCGGGGGTCTCGGTTGGTGCTGCTCTCCCTGCTGCTCAGCTGCTGATGTAAAGGGATGATCCTCCTCGGTCAAGCTGGCCCGTTCAGCAGACTGGTCTCCCCCCACGACAGGGGCCCTCGATGTGTCCGCAGGTGTTGGCTGGACCAAGACTGGTGGCGGCAAGGGGGGCATAACGAATCTCCCCTGTTGTAGCAGTCCGCTCCCACTGGGTTGACCTCTGGCAGATTGTCCATCACCCTCTTGGGCGCCTGCCCTGAGAGGGACTAAACTTTGATTATCATAACAGGGCTTTAGTCGGTTAAAGTGCACGACTGCTTCCCCAGTACTCCCCTTAAGCCGGTAAAGAACATCAGAGAGCCTCTCCAAAACTAAATAAGGGCCACTAAACTTCTTCTTAAGCTTTGGACATTgtcctttcttccttctctgGTCCCGCACCCACACTTTCTCCCCAGGCTCATAATACTGGTGTGAAACTTTTAAATCATAAAACCCCTTTTGGCTTTCTGATGCTGCTTGTTGGTGTCTCTGTATGGCTTCTGCCACTGAGCACAACTTCTGTTTCATGCAGTTAACGTACCCATTCAACCCCTCATAACACTCACCACCCCGGTTCAACAGTAAGTCAACTGGCAACACAATCTGGTGGCCAAACACAGCTTCATAAGGTGTAAATTTGGTGCTGGACTGAACACTGCTGCGGTACGCCATCATCACATATGGTAAAATCACGTCCCAATCAGATTGATTTGAGTTTACAAAGTTTGAAAGCATTGTGGTCAAAGTACGATTAAACCTCTCTACCAGCCCGTCCGAGCAGGGATGATATGGGGTAGTTCTTGTTTTATGTATATCGAGTAGAGAGCAAACATGCCGAAACAATTCAGATTCGAAATTCCTCCCTTGGTCTGTGTGTAAGGTGCGGGGTGCGCCGAATCTCAACACGAACTCCGCAACAAATACCTCAGCCACAGTCTTAGCCTCCTGATTGGGTATAGGAAAAGCCTCAGCCCATTTTGTAAAATAGTCAGCAATTACCAAGATGTACCGGTTACCTTTATCTGACTGGGGTAGAGGACCCAATATATCCATAGCTACCCTTTCGAAGGGTCGGAATGTCTGGAAGGTTTGTAACGGCGCCCTGCGTGCCGGTCCGCTGATTTTATTTGAAGCGCAGTCAGGACAAGTTTTGCACCACATCTTTACGCCTTCTGCCCATCCAAGCCAGAAGAAGCGTGTCCGAACTCTATCCATCAGCTTCTCTGTCCCCAAATGACCCCCAGTTTTGCTGTTGTGTAAACTTTGTAATACTACAGGGACCATAGGCTCTGGTATGACGGCGCGACTAGCTTTCCCCTCCTCAATGAATGTCAGTACTCCCCCGCACAACTGAAGCCTACCCCAAAGAGCCACATACGGTTTTAGCTGGGGGCAAGCAGTCCATTCCTTTGGTGCAAAGCTACCGCCTTCTCCCTTAGCAGAGATCACCTGTTGTAAAATTAAATCATTACGTTGTATAGTGGGCAATTCCCACTCAAACTCAGGATCACTCACACGGACCTCGCCCACCTCGCGCTCCCCCAAACAGCGAGATAGTGCATCAGCGTTACTGTGACGTTTCCCCGGTCTGTGCTGGATACTGTAACGAAAAGATGACAACTGCTCTAGCCATCGGGCAACCTGCCCTTCTGGTTCTTTGAAATTATGCAACCACTGCAATGAGCTATGATCCGTTCGTAATAAAAATTCACACCCCAACAAGTAATGGCGAAAATGTCTGGTGAAATAGACGACAGCCAATAGTTCTTTCCGAGTAGTAGAATAATTACGCTCTGCTTTAGACAATGCCCGGGAGCCGTAAGCGATAACTCGCTCCTGGCCGTCGTGCATTTGAGACAACACAGCCCCAATGCCACGGTCAGAGGCGTCTGTGTCCAAAATGAACTGCTTGGATATCTCTGGATATACCAGGACAGGAGCTGTAgttaatttatttttcaaaatgtcaaaGGCCTGCTGACATTCGTTCGTCCAGTGAAAGGGGATCTTTTTCTCAGTCAATTTATGAAGAGGTTGTGCTATAGATGCAAAATTAGCCACAAAGCGCCTATAATATGAGGCCAACCCCAGGAAACTCCGAACATCGTGAACACTAGCGGGTGTAGGCCACGAGCACACAGCTTCGACTTTTGCCGGGTCTGTGGAAACGCCCTCTGCAGAAATTACATGACCCAAATATGTCACTTCTCGAGAGAATAGGTTACATTTGGCAGGCTTGAGTTTTAACTGGGCAGATTTTAACCGCCCCAATACCTCTCCCAGGCGCGAGATGTGCTCAAGAAACGTCCTCCCAAAAATAATTATATCATCTAAATAAACGAGACACTTTATCCACTGTAACCCACCAAGTACTAGCTCCATTAGGCGCTGAAATGTACTGGGCGCGTTCGTAAGGCCATAAGGAAGAACGTTAAATTCCCAAAGGCCCTGTTTAGTGACAAAAGCGgtcttctctctgtgctgtggatTAACCTCCAGTTGCCAAAAGCCACTAGCTAAGTCCAGTGTAGAAAACCATTTAGCAGACCCCAATGCGTCTAGTGTATCATCGATCCTGGGGAGGGGGTATGCGTCTTTAACCGTGAGATCATTGAGGCGCCGATAGTCGACGCAAAACCGCAAACCCCCATCCTTCTTACGCACAAGGACCACAGGGGCGGCCCATGGACTCTGAGAGGGGCGTATGACCCCCTGACGTTGCATCTGTTCTAATTGAGCTTCAACCTCTTTTTCAAAATGCACTGGGATTTTTCTAGGGTTCATCTTGACAGGCCTATTATCCCCAGTGTGTATATGATGGTGCGTCAGGTGAGTACGGCCCAAGTCTGCATCACCTGTGCTAAACTCAGGGAGGTGTTGAC encodes the following:
- the si:dkey-197j19.5 gene encoding EF-hand calcium-binding domain-containing protein 12, translated to MATVKQDNLEMEELLKRFKKRDLAQTYFFKMSCRVFGTPTSRDRVIIAPRMHVVSNAQRCPVVDLPTPNIRKASHTVTMSVNSVPPVQRFTNFPAEKTIPDQDWVRERKAFRHMLNGIGNLSQWTNNKPIVTELELKLAERERRPNRGYPPVGSNLPLSSAPKHLAPISCETPVLHMRALRAPEKVEEVMRSRRRHEMCNQLDITGTGKKSRRAMRTAFEKAGIRVSEERLDDLVASLSGEGEFVTVAALAAAIRDCTEECSGVEEGSDAQDPLHSARILLQERVERDRLQLYQQQRRKGRVQDEEVLVLLQTLPTGNLSQDAHSYPSSLAGDAGVTIDRYRRQGVGEYLDSLDQCQRQGINISHTSMRKVLLHPGDLHLQGPGRGKGIRQAGASPLPGCGGRLRGGVTKASTSPSREEEKEEEDEEGVEEEEPPKKVQRERRKACTRRADPNAFWPGHENHVRLYLPQVGIPPERALFQPVAHKPEPSPGAWPVNERGYSTSGDIDGQKAYTL